One genomic region from Aliarcobacter cryaerophilus ATCC 43158 encodes:
- a CDS encoding diguanylate cyclase, protein MKLFLLLFLFSTFLHSSSLEKVSIQFNWKYQFEVAGFIAAKEKGFYENAGLDVELKEYNPDIDILFDVLNQKVTYGISSSNIVLENKKLASIVLLATYLQKSPLIFVTKPDIKTPSQFLGKTIMGNKDELKNSSLALLLSHFNINFSNTKFIPHNFKIDDFISDKVEIMSAFRSNQLYELDKRNIDYNIIDPADYGFVMSAVNLYTSKDEALNHKARTQKFIEATNRGWDYALNNKEEIIDILINKYGVDKSKEALFYETDVVSQVMMRDFYPIGKVSPELTQRLVKQLSYSGIIEPNQKVNNIFFEDIVDKIPIDFSLTKNGKDYLNSKHSLKMCIDPYWYPIEFIKDGEISGITSDLKRYFEEKIATNIELVPTNNWNESLDFIKNKKCDIISSISPSYDRMSYLNFTKPILTFPIVVTTQKDKPFLRDISLLRNEKIAILKGHFIAEHIKDYFPYIKIVEVSSMNEGLDLVEQGDVYGYVDNSLVLSSTIQKEFSNSLKISFRFDILDELSIGTRNDEPILNDIFSRLVDDLDEVKKQEFLNNWTIITEQVGWFSLKEMIFLVIFTTTIFGGLVFYQRRLKVLNKKLKKLYLTDKLTGLYNRFKIDKELYLQKEKIDRNSNYSCGLMLVDIDYFKSINDTLGHLVGDHILKEISNLLKNNFRKIDIVGRWGGEEFLIILPFTSKEISKKVAENLRVLIEENNFTYKMDRKITISVGVTEFSKIKSVEDTLLLVDNLLYKAKENGRNRVEVS, encoded by the coding sequence GTGAAATTATTTTTATTATTGTTTTTATTTAGCACCTTTTTACATTCATCAAGTTTAGAAAAAGTATCTATTCAGTTCAATTGGAAATATCAGTTTGAAGTTGCTGGATTTATAGCTGCAAAAGAGAAAGGATTTTATGAAAATGCTGGTTTGGATGTTGAGCTTAAAGAGTACAATCCAGATATAGATATACTTTTCGATGTTTTAAATCAAAAAGTTACATATGGAATATCAAGTTCAAATATTGTTTTAGAAAATAAAAAGTTAGCTTCAATAGTTCTTTTGGCAACTTATTTACAAAAATCACCTTTAATTTTTGTAACAAAACCAGATATAAAAACTCCTTCACAGTTTTTGGGAAAAACTATTATGGGAAATAAGGATGAGTTGAAAAATAGTTCTTTAGCACTTCTTTTATCGCATTTTAATATAAATTTTTCAAACACAAAATTTATACCACATAATTTTAAAATAGATGATTTTATTAGTGATAAAGTTGAAATAATGAGTGCTTTTAGATCAAATCAACTATATGAATTAGATAAAAGAAATATAGATTACAACATAATAGATCCAGCTGATTATGGGTTTGTTATGAGTGCTGTAAATTTATATACTTCAAAAGATGAAGCTTTGAATCATAAAGCTAGAACACAAAAATTTATAGAAGCAACAAATCGTGGTTGGGATTATGCTTTAAATAATAAAGAAGAGATTATAGATATTTTAATAAATAAATATGGAGTTGATAAGTCTAAAGAAGCACTTTTTTATGAAACAGATGTTGTAAGTCAAGTTATGATGAGAGATTTTTATCCTATTGGAAAAGTAAGTCCTGAATTAACACAAAGATTAGTAAAACAGCTAAGTTATTCTGGCATAATAGAACCAAATCAAAAAGTAAATAATATATTTTTTGAAGATATAGTAGATAAAATTCCTATTGATTTTTCTTTAACGAAAAATGGAAAAGATTATTTAAATAGTAAACATAGTTTAAAGATGTGTATTGACCCTTATTGGTATCCAATAGAGTTTATAAAAGATGGAGAAATATCTGGAATAACATCTGATTTAAAGAGATATTTTGAAGAAAAAATTGCAACAAATATAGAGTTAGTTCCCACAAATAACTGGAATGAGTCTCTTGATTTTATAAAAAACAAGAAGTGTGATATTATCTCTTCTATTTCTCCTAGCTATGATAGAATGAGCTATTTAAATTTTACAAAACCAATATTAACTTTTCCTATTGTAGTTACAACACAAAAAGATAAACCTTTTTTAAGAGACATTTCTCTTCTTAGAAATGAAAAAATAGCTATTTTAAAAGGACATTTTATTGCTGAACATATCAAAGATTATTTTCCATATATAAAAATAGTTGAAGTTTCATCTATGAATGAAGGGCTTGATCTAGTAGAACAAGGAGATGTTTACGGATATGTTGATAATTCACTAGTTCTATCTTCAACAATACAAAAAGAGTTTTCAAATAGTTTAAAAATTAGTTTTAGATTTGATATTTTAGATGAACTCTCAATAGGAACAAGAAATGATGAACCTATTTTAAATGATATATTTTCAAGGCTAGTCGATGATTTAGATGAAGTAAAAAAACAAGAGTTTTTAAATAATTGGACTATTATTACTGAACAAGTTGGTTGGTTTAGTTTAAAAGAGATGATATTTTTAGTAATATTTACAACTACTATTTTTGGTGGATTAGTATTTTATCAAAGAAGATTAAAAGTACTAAATAAAAAGCTTAAAAAACTATATTTGACAGATAAATTAACAGGACTTTATAATAGATTTAAAATTGATAAAGAGCTTTATTTACAAAAAGAGAAGATAGATAGGAATAGTAACTACTCTTGCGGTTTAATGCTTGTTGATATTGATTATTTTAAAAGCATAAACGATACTTTAGGACATTTAGTAGGAGATCATATTTTAAAAGAGATTTCTAATTTATTAAAAAATAATTTTAGAAAAATAGATATTGTTGGAAGATGGGGAGGAGAAGAGTTTTTGATTATTCTTCCATTTACTTCAAAAGAGATTTCAAAAAAAGTTGCTGAAAATTTAAGAGTTCTTATTGAAGAAAATAATTTTACTTATAAGATGGATAGAAAAATAACCATTAGTGTAGGAGTAACAGAGTTTTCAAAGATTAAAAGTGTAGAAGATACTCTTTTACTTGTAGATAATCTACTTTATAAAGCTAAAGAAAATGGAAGAAATAGAGTTGAGGTGTCTTAA
- the exbD gene encoding TonB system transport protein ExbD translates to MKLQKYDSINVIPFIDVLLVLLAIVLLTSTFITKGIIPVNLPDSKNASNLKSDKEIIIVINNKGELFLEDINISLENIEFELLEKSKDTPIHLNTDKSTQFEHFVNVLDMLKKNEFSNVSIVTKK, encoded by the coding sequence ATGAAGCTACAGAAATATGATTCTATAAATGTAATTCCATTTATAGATGTTTTATTAGTGCTTCTAGCAATAGTTTTATTAACTTCTACATTTATAACAAAAGGAATAATTCCAGTAAATTTGCCAGATTCTAAAAATGCTAGCAACTTAAAAAGTGACAAAGAGATAATAATAGTTATAAATAACAAAGGTGAATTATTTTTAGAAGATATAAACATATCTTTAGAAAATATTGAGTTTGAACTTTTAGAAAAATCTAAAGATACACCAATTCATTTAAATACTGATAAAAGTACACAATTTGAACATTTTGTAAATGTTTTAGATATGTTGAAGAAAAATGAATTCTCAAATGTATCAATAGTAACAAAGAAGTAA
- a CDS encoding energy transducer TonB — translation MKRYLNSFFITSILYLTIALVFINVISDVNLETKKKEESITKISLNSVAVKKVEEVTKELEKEIVPEPIIEKIVEKPAQKVIEKPKKVEKKIVKQEKKIEEVVQKTPEKLLEKPTENIEKVDKLVQNENQSNQESSIQEKSNQQKNQNLENEYLAKVKEKIEKNKVYPKVSKRLNQTGKVLISFDILKDGKVINVKIINKSKFEKLDEASIELITNIGFFEAIPNELNKTVWNIQIPINYQIN, via the coding sequence ATGAAACGATATTTAAACTCTTTTTTTATAACTAGCATTTTATATTTGACTATTGCTTTAGTTTTTATTAATGTCATAAGTGATGTAAATCTTGAAACAAAGAAAAAAGAAGAGAGTATTACAAAAATATCTTTAAATAGTGTTGCCGTTAAAAAAGTAGAAGAAGTTACAAAAGAGCTAGAAAAAGAGATTGTTCCTGAACCAATTATTGAAAAAATTGTTGAAAAACCTGCTCAAAAAGTTATTGAAAAACCAAAAAAAGTTGAAAAAAAGATTGTAAAACAAGAGAAGAAAATTGAAGAAGTTGTTCAAAAAACTCCTGAAAAGCTCCTCGAAAAACCAACTGAGAATATTGAAAAAGTAGATAAACTTGTACAAAATGAAAATCAATCTAATCAGGAATCTTCTATTCAAGAAAAATCAAATCAACAAAAAAATCAAAATTTAGAAAACGAATATTTAGCAAAAGTAAAAGAGAAAATAGAGAAAAATAAAGTCTATCCCAAAGTTTCAAAAAGATTAAATCAAACTGGAAAAGTGTTAATATCTTTTGATATATTAAAAGATGGAAAAGTTATAAATGTAAAAATTATTAACAAATCAAAATTCGAAAAGCTAGATGAAGCAAGCATTGAACTTATTACAAATATAGGATTTTTTGAAGCTATTCCAAATGAATTAAATAAAACTGTTTGGAATATTCAAATTCCTATAAACTATCAAATAAATTAA
- a CDS encoding efflux RND transporter periplasmic adaptor subunit — translation MSNLKDELNNYKDKKSSYKYIILGIVVFVIAILIYMFFPKNDNQKIEYVTSKVKIGDLMVVVSASGNIKPTNSVEIGIEVSGTIKEIFVDFNDEVKVGQVLAKIDTVKLDAQVESSKAALAISKANQKESEVALKNKKLLYDRTKKMFDNSGGKYPSQNEFDDTKFAYESAIASLEASKSKVAQALSNLKNDLQNLEKASVKSSIDGIVLNREVEIGQTLAATMQAPKLFTLAKDLTNMDLVVSIDEADVADIKDNLDVTFTVDAYPNKEFKGKIKQVRLNPITTNGVVTYETVVSVDNSELLLKPGMTANAKIITKNIKEQVLIPNSALRFIPKKSFEKTATKSASFGTPPNFRAQGSVAKDNKAKDGLATIYILESGKPKELKVKVIDSDSKQSSVLSETLKIGDEVIISQKSGN, via the coding sequence ATGAGTAACTTAAAAGATGAGCTAAATAATTACAAAGATAAGAAAAGTTCTTACAAATATATAATTTTGGGAATTGTTGTTTTTGTTATTGCTATTTTAATTTATATGTTTTTTCCAAAAAATGATAACCAAAAAATAGAATATGTAACTTCTAAAGTAAAAATAGGTGATTTGATGGTTGTTGTTAGTGCTAGTGGAAATATAAAACCGACAAATAGTGTTGAAATTGGAATTGAAGTATCTGGAACTATAAAAGAGATTTTTGTAGATTTTAATGATGAAGTTAAGGTTGGTCAAGTTTTAGCAAAAATTGATACAGTAAAACTAGATGCACAAGTTGAAAGTTCAAAAGCAGCTTTAGCTATTTCAAAAGCAAATCAAAAAGAGAGTGAAGTAGCTCTTAAAAATAAAAAATTACTATATGATAGAACAAAAAAAATGTTTGATAACTCAGGTGGAAAATATCCATCACAAAATGAATTTGATGACACAAAATTTGCTTATGAATCAGCAATTGCAAGTTTAGAAGCGTCAAAATCAAAAGTAGCTCAAGCTTTATCAAACTTAAAAAATGATTTACAAAATTTAGAAAAAGCTTCTGTGAAATCTTCTATTGATGGAATAGTTTTAAATAGAGAAGTAGAAATAGGGCAGACATTAGCAGCTACTATGCAAGCTCCAAAACTTTTTACTCTTGCAAAAGATTTGACAAATATGGATTTAGTTGTAAGTATTGATGAAGCAGATGTTGCTGATATTAAAGATAATTTAGATGTAACTTTTACAGTTGATGCATATCCAAATAAAGAGTTCAAAGGGAAAATAAAACAAGTAAGGTTAAATCCAATTACTACAAATGGTGTTGTAACTTATGAAACCGTTGTAAGTGTTGATAATAGTGAACTTCTTTTAAAACCAGGAATGACAGCAAACGCAAAGATTATTACAAAAAATATAAAAGAGCAGGTTTTAATCCCAAATAGTGCATTAAGATTTATACCAAAAAAAAGTTTTGAAAAAACAGCTACAAAATCAGCTAGTTTTGGAACTCCACCAAATTTTAGAGCTCAAGGAAGTGTTGCAAAAGATAATAAAGCAAAAGATGGTTTGGCAACTATTTATATTCTTGAATCTGGAAAACCAAAAGAGTTAAAAGTTAAAGTTATAGATAGTGATTCAAAACAGTCATCTGTCTTATCTGAAACTTTAAAAATTGGTGATGAAGTAATTATTTCACAAAAATCTGGAAATTAA
- a CDS encoding ShlB/FhaC/HecB family hemolysin secretion/activation protein yields the protein MKYLIILILFINIICAQTPTDIVNQQIKDFEQKRIFEQQKDNQPQLNEKSFEKNIIKIDDDTIEENCINIETIIIKDVTVFEDDYFENIIKPYLKKCNGMKNLSNLRDKITNRYINRGFITSKAYLKAQDLSKNGLEIDVLEGKIEEIKTKGLNSSNLYINYKDRVLNIKDLEVAIMQSERLNSQELDLQLLPASKIGYSIINIENLSTQNPYYGNIGLNNFGTEYTGKYQIYSNLNYENLFEISDILSLNLNSTDYALKTNNKTFGTSINYSFPIEKLLFNLFYSYSNYKQINSDYFGNDFQSNGDNYSYGIELDYKVFHNLNNNFSFIINYEDRTTKNYLNEVKLDLQSYTTNPFGFGYKHSYKSNSFDFYSKLLYHKGIGGKKEEFANQEKYFEKATLDFGFNKYFDTLNRLQYSLFLRGQYSKNNLFGTEEISVGGIYSVRGFNKTGLSGNKGFYARNELSQRYDLNEFIFMPYIGFDYGFVDKNIYSMGGEITGGAIGSRVYWKKINFELLYNTPIKDTEDTKDKSSDFVGFNLVYNF from the coding sequence ATGAAATACTTAATAATACTTATTCTATTTATAAATATTATATGTGCACAAACACCAACAGATATTGTAAATCAACAAATAAAAGATTTTGAACAAAAACGAATTTTTGAACAACAAAAAGATAATCAACCTCAATTAAATGAAAAAAGTTTTGAAAAAAATATTATAAAAATAGATGATGACACAATAGAGGAAAATTGTATTAATATTGAAACAATAATTATTAAAGATGTGACAGTTTTCGAAGATGATTATTTTGAAAATATTATAAAACCATATCTAAAAAAATGTAATGGTATGAAAAACTTATCAAATTTACGAGATAAAATCACAAATAGGTATATAAATAGAGGTTTTATTACAAGCAAGGCATATTTAAAAGCACAAGATTTAAGTAAAAATGGCTTAGAAATTGATGTTTTAGAGGGAAAAATTGAAGAAATTAAGACAAAAGGATTAAATAGCTCAAATTTATACATTAACTATAAAGATAGAGTTCTAAATATAAAAGATTTAGAAGTAGCTATTATGCAAAGTGAAAGATTAAATTCTCAAGAACTAGATTTACAATTACTTCCAGCTTCAAAAATAGGTTATTCAATAATAAATATAGAAAATCTAAGTACTCAAAATCCATATTATGGAAATATTGGTTTAAATAATTTTGGTACAGAATATACAGGGAAATATCAAATATATAGTAATTTAAACTATGAAAACTTATTTGAAATTAGTGATATTTTATCACTAAACCTAAATTCAACTGATTATGCTTTAAAGACAAATAATAAAACTTTTGGAACATCTATAAACTACTCTTTTCCTATTGAAAAACTGTTATTTAACCTCTTTTATAGTTACTCAAATTATAAGCAGATAAATAGTGATTATTTTGGTAATGATTTCCAATCAAATGGTGACAATTATTCTTATGGAATAGAGTTAGATTATAAGGTTTTCCATAACTTGAATAATAATTTTAGTTTTATTATAAATTATGAAGATAGAACTACAAAAAATTACTTAAATGAAGTTAAATTAGATTTACAAAGCTATACAACAAATCCATTTGGTTTTGGATATAAGCACAGTTATAAATCAAATAGTTTTGATTTTTATTCAAAACTTTTATATCACAAAGGTATAGGTGGTAAAAAAGAGGAGTTTGCAAATCAAGAAAAATATTTTGAGAAAGCCACTTTAGATTTTGGTTTCAATAAATATTTTGATACATTAAATAGGCTGCAATACTCTTTATTTTTAAGAGGACAATACTCAAAGAATAATCTTTTTGGAACAGAGGAGATAAGTGTTGGTGGAATTTATAGTGTAAGAGGATTTAATAAAACAGGTTTAAGTGGAAATAAAGGCTTTTATGCAAGAAATGAACTATCTCAAAGATATGATTTAAATGAATTTATATTTATGCCTTATATAGGATTTGATTATGGATTTGTGGATAAAAATATATATAGTATGGGAGGAGAGATAACAGGTGGTGCTATTGGAAGTAGAGTTTACTGGAAAAAGATAAATTTTGAACTTCTTTATAATACTCCGATAAAGGATACGGAAGATACTAAAGATAAGAGTTCAGATTTTGTTGGTTTTAATTTAGTTTATAATTTTTAG
- a CDS encoding TolC family protein, translating into MKKLLLFLFLLNIFISHLNANEKDLQIIQKDKKEYRLLEKESIQTRQQSQKYDWISPIDLSGNIGRNHSFSDENSRNINNKNTKSASIGFTQSIYESGGIGFKIDYADNRFKYEMLSWENQNSQLVYTIYNTLLDIKKLNLEIKQNEYRIVNKDIELIIKKIQYDAGRADVIELNNAIMSKNLIQKEEIVLKNSLKEKEQELAKYTDLKYEDIEVLDFKRAQKDIFLDKNYSILEADAKVEMLNSEYKIKKSQYLPKLSLSAKASYSTQDEKFNSMINDTNKDDASSSGSLILSMPLYDYTKSSKVQESKIEVLKQKSLVNDLKNETAFEYEQIFTKIDTYLKQNETINKNIKLYEELIGANQISSEAGMTSKYDLEILENTKTINEFDILINNINILQQYAKLYFKIKN; encoded by the coding sequence TTGAAAAAACTACTATTATTTTTATTTCTTTTGAATATATTTATAAGTCATCTAAATGCAAATGAGAAAGATTTACAAATTATTCAAAAAGATAAAAAAGAGTATAGACTTTTGGAAAAAGAATCTATACAAACAAGACAACAAAGTCAAAAATATGATTGGATAAGCCCTATTGATTTAAGTGGAAATATTGGAAGAAATCACTCATTTTCTGATGAAAATAGCCGTAATATAAATAATAAAAATACAAAAAGTGCATCTATTGGATTTACTCAATCTATTTATGAATCAGGTGGAATAGGTTTTAAAATAGATTATGCTGATAATAGATTTAAATATGAAATGTTGTCATGGGAGAATCAAAATTCACAATTAGTTTATACAATTTATAACACTTTATTAGATATTAAAAAATTGAATCTAGAGATAAAGCAAAATGAGTATAGGATTGTAAATAAAGATATTGAATTAATAATCAAAAAAATTCAATACGATGCTGGAAGAGCTGATGTTATAGAGTTAAATAATGCAATTATGAGTAAAAATTTAATCCAAAAAGAGGAGATAGTTTTAAAAAATAGTTTAAAAGAGAAAGAGCAAGAATTAGCAAAATATACAGATTTGAAGTATGAAGATATAGAAGTTTTAGACTTTAAAAGAGCTCAAAAAGATATATTTTTAGATAAAAATTACTCAATTTTGGAAGCAGATGCGAAAGTTGAGATGTTAAATAGTGAATATAAAATAAAAAAAAGTCAATATCTTCCAAAACTAAGTTTAAGTGCAAAAGCTAGTTATTCAACTCAAGATGAGAAGTTTAATAGTATGATTAATGATACAAATAAAGATGATGCAAGCTCTAGTGGAAGTTTGATTTTGTCTATGCCTTTATATGATTATACAAAATCTTCAAAAGTTCAAGAATCAAAAATAGAAGTTTTAAAACAAAAATCTTTGGTAAATGATTTGAAAAATGAAACAGCATTTGAGTATGAACAGATTTTCACAAAAATTGATACATATTTAAAACAAAATGAGACAATAAATAAAAATATAAAACTTTATGAAGAGTTAATAGGTGCAAACCAAATTTCAAGTGAAGCTGGAATGACATCAAAGTATGATTTAGAGATTTTAGAAAATACAAAAACTATCAATGAGTTTGATATTTTGATAAACAATATAAATATTTTGCAACAATATGCAAAACTATATTTTAAGATAAAAAATTAA
- a CDS encoding ABC transporter permease, producing the protein MLLNALLIAIKEIRRNILRSILTILGIVIGVASVIAMVMIGDGTTANVTANIEKLGSNMLNVRVGQEKRGAPRDDNSAKPFKIEDITAIKNEVSNLKGVTAENSGMANVVFGNKSNSSLIVGTTSDYFIIKDWEVEQGRSFEESELSSGKSVCILGTTVVKNLFGDENPIGATIRLKNFPCSVIGVLASKGASSFGRDQDEVVITPLKMYQRKIQGNLDVSSIIVSVMEEKYIEDAKEQIISLMQDRRAVKVGESDNFHIRDMKDILNTMTSTTKMLTYLLGSIAAISLLVGGIGIMNIMLVSVTERTREIGIRLAIGAMQSEVLLQFLIEAIVLSTLGGIIGIFLGLGVGYMVVGIFDLPYIINSQIILISFIFSTLIGVIFGYFPARKAARLNPIDALRYE; encoded by the coding sequence ATGTTGTTAAATGCTTTATTAATAGCAATAAAAGAGATAAGAAGAAATATATTAAGGTCTATTCTTACAATTTTAGGAATTGTTATTGGAGTTGCATCTGTAATTGCCATGGTTATGATAGGAGATGGAACAACAGCAAATGTGACAGCAAATATAGAAAAACTTGGAAGCAATATGTTAAATGTTCGAGTTGGTCAAGAAAAAAGAGGAGCTCCAAGAGATGATAATAGTGCAAAACCTTTTAAAATTGAAGATATAACTGCTATAAAAAATGAAGTTTCAAATCTAAAAGGAGTTACAGCTGAAAACTCTGGTATGGCAAATGTTGTTTTTGGAAACAAAAGTAATTCATCTTTGATTGTTGGAACTACAAGTGATTATTTTATTATAAAAGATTGGGAAGTTGAACAAGGAAGAAGTTTTGAAGAAAGTGAACTTTCAAGTGGAAAAAGTGTTTGTATTTTGGGAACAACAGTTGTTAAAAATCTTTTTGGAGATGAAAATCCAATAGGTGCAACTATTAGACTAAAAAACTTTCCTTGTAGTGTAATTGGGGTTTTAGCTTCAAAAGGAGCTAGTAGTTTTGGAAGAGATCAAGATGAGGTTGTAATAACTCCACTTAAAATGTATCAAAGAAAAATTCAAGGAAATTTAGATGTATCTTCTATAATTGTATCAGTTATGGAAGAAAAATATATTGAAGATGCTAAAGAGCAAATAATATCTTTAATGCAAGATAGAAGAGCCGTAAAAGTAGGTGAAAGTGATAATTTTCATATTCGTGATATGAAAGATATTTTAAATACAATGACAAGCACAACAAAAATGCTGACATATTTATTAGGTTCTATTGCTGCTATTTCTTTACTTGTTGGTGGAATTGGGATTATGAATATTATGCTTGTTTCTGTAACTGAAAGAACTAGAGAGATTGGAATACGACTTGCTATTGGTGCTATGCAAAGTGAAGTTCTACTACAATTTCTAATTGAAGCAATAGTTCTTTCAACTTTGGGCGGAATTATAGGAATATTTTTAGGGCTTGGAGTTGGATATATGGTAGTTGGGATTTTTGATTTACCATATATAATTAATAGTCAAATTATCTTAATATCGTTTATTTTCTCAACATTAATAGGTGTAATTTTTGGATATTTTCCTGCAAGAAAAGCTGCAAGATTAAATCCAATAGATGCTTTAAGATATGAATAA
- a CDS encoding ABC transporter ATP-binding protein produces the protein MKNSEVLIEFKNIKKSYGAGSNETFALNGVDLKIFKGEFVAIMGASGSGKSTSMNIIGCLDKPSSGEYLFDGVNVENLNLNQMAILRRNYIGFVFQGFNLLGRTTALENVELPLVYRKIAKDKRYEMAKDALKKVGLESVIKHTPAELSGGQQQRVAIARAIVTKPLLLLADEPTGNLDSIKSIEVMELLKKLNEELNITIIMVTHEEDMAAYASRVIYFRDGNIEESLKKGFK, from the coding sequence ATGAAAAATAGTGAAGTTTTAATAGAGTTTAAAAATATAAAAAAGAGCTATGGAGCTGGTTCAAATGAGACTTTTGCTTTAAATGGGGTTGATTTAAAGATTTTTAAAGGTGAATTTGTAGCTATTATGGGTGCTAGTGGAAGTGGAAAATCTACTTCTATGAATATTATTGGATGTTTGGATAAGCCAAGTAGTGGAGAGTATTTGTTTGATGGAGTGAATGTTGAAAATTTAAATCTAAATCAAATGGCAATTTTACGAAGAAATTATATAGGTTTTGTTTTTCAAGGTTTTAATCTATTAGGAAGAACAACTGCTTTAGAAAATGTTGAATTACCGCTTGTCTATAGAAAAATAGCAAAAGATAAAAGATATGAGATGGCAAAAGATGCTCTAAAAAAAGTTGGTCTTGAAAGTGTTATTAAACATACTCCAGCGGAGCTTAGTGGTGGACAGCAACAACGTGTTGCAATTGCACGTGCTATTGTTACAAAACCACTTTTGCTTTTAGCAGATGAGCCTACTGGAAATCTTGATAGTATAAAAAGTATTGAAGTTATGGAGTTACTTAAAAAATTAAATGAAGAGTTAAATATTACTATTATTATGGTAACACATGAAGAAGATATGGCTGCTTATGCTTCAAGAGTTATATATTTTAGAGATGGAAATATAGAAGAGTCTTTGAAAAAAGGATTTAAATAA
- a CDS encoding D-alanyl-D-alanine carboxypeptidase family protein, giving the protein MRRFYYLIVLFFIFNISLFAQSDKSFIVIDADTNKVLIEEKSNKKYKIASLTKIWTALIVLENINLDDKVVISKKASLQEGSSVYLKENQICTIKDLVYGMLLRSGNDASVALAEHIAGSEKEFVTLMNKRAKEFGIKNTKFVDVTGLGNNISTAKDVAIMFELALKNSKFKDISSQTSYKNSLDGQVWKNKHKLVVDDSKAFSGKTGYTKQSGRTLATAFYDEKSSKSFIVVTLNEKDDWKVHKSLAQKVFMK; this is encoded by the coding sequence ATGAGAAGATTTTACTATTTAATAGTATTATTTTTTATTTTTAATATTTCTTTGTTTGCACAAAGTGATAAGTCATTTATAGTAATAGATGCTGATACAAATAAAGTTTTAATAGAAGAAAAATCAAATAAAAAATATAAAATAGCAAGTCTAACAAAAATTTGGACTGCTTTAATTGTTTTGGAAAATATTAATTTAGATGATAAAGTGGTAATTTCAAAAAAAGCATCTCTACAAGAAGGTTCATCTGTTTATTTAAAAGAGAACCAAATTTGTACTATAAAAGATTTGGTTTATGGAATGTTGCTTCGCTCTGGAAATGATGCTTCCGTTGCTTTAGCAGAACATATTGCTGGAAGTGAAAAAGAGTTTGTAACTCTTATGAATAAAAGAGCAAAAGAATTTGGTATAAAAAATACAAAATTTGTAGATGTTACAGGACTTGGAAACAATATATCAACAGCAAAAGATGTAGCAATTATGTTTGAATTAGCTTTAAAAAATAGCAAATTTAAAGATATATCAAGCCAAACATCATATAAAAATAGTTTAGATGGTCAAGTTTGGAAAAATAAACATAAACTAGTTGTAGATGATAGTAAGGCTTTTTCAGGGAAAACGGGATATACAAAACAAAGTGGAAGAACTTTAGCTACGGCTTTTTATGATGAAAAAAGTTCTAAATCTTTTATTGTAGTTACTTTAAATGAAAAAGATGATTGGAAAGTTCATAAATCTTTGGCTCAAAAAGTTTTTATGAAATAA
- the exbB gene encoding TonB-system energizer ExbB produces MHDIETLKHLVDYGVIALLVIMSFIAVFFFIERVLFYKKIDVKSYKTKKALDIALTKHLTIIGTIASNSPYIGLLGTVLAIMLTFMTMGNAGDIDASKIMESLALALKATAAGLVVAIISMVFYNILSRFAEVLESDYEATEI; encoded by the coding sequence ATGCATGATATTGAGACATTAAAACATTTAGTTGATTATGGAGTAATAGCTTTGTTAGTAATTATGAGCTTTATTGCTGTATTTTTCTTTATTGAAAGAGTTCTGTTTTACAAAAAAATTGATGTAAAAAGCTATAAAACAAAAAAAGCTTTAGATATTGCCCTTACAAAACATCTTACAATAATTGGTACTATTGCTTCAAACTCTCCATATATTGGACTTTTAGGAACAGTTTTAGCGATTATGCTTACATTTATGACAATGGGAAATGCAGGAGATATAGATGCTTCAAAAATTATGGAGAGTTTAGCACTTGCACTTAAAGCAACTGCTGCTGGTTTGGTTGTTGCAATTATTTCAATGGTTTTTTACAATATCTTAAGTAGATTTGCAGAAGTTTTGGAAAGTGATTATGAAGCTACAGAAATATGA